A portion of the Homo sapiens chromosome 16, GRCh38.p14 Primary Assembly genome contains these proteins:
- the NUBP1 gene encoding cytosolic Fe-S cluster assembly factor NUBP1 isoform 3 (isoform 3 is encoded by transcript variant 3), with translation MEEVPHDCPGADSAQAGRGASCQGCPNQRLCASGAGATPDTAIEEIKEKMKTVKHKILVLSGKGGVGKSTFSAHLAHGLAEDENTQVHQSGSGWSPVYVEDNLGVMSVGFLLSSPDDAVIWRGPKKNGMIKQFLRDVDWGEVDYLIVDTPPGTSDEHLSVVRYLATAHIDGAVIITTPQEVSLQDVRKEINFCRKVKLPIIGVVENMSGFICPKCKKESQIFPPTTGGAELMCQDLEVPLLGRVPLDPLIGIQEFCNLHQSKEENLISS, from the exons ATGGAGGAGGTGCCTCACG ACTGTCCAGGGGCCGACAGCGCCCAGGCGGGCAGAGGGGCTTCATGTCAGGGATGCCCCAACCAGCGGCTGTGCGCTTCTGGAGCGGGGGCCACTCCGGACACGG CTATAGaggaaatcaaagagaaaatgaagactgTAAAACACAAAATCTTGGTATTGTCTGGGAAAGGCGGTGTTGGGAAAAGCACATTCAGCGCCCACCTTGCCCATGGCCTAGCAGAGGATGAAAACACACAG GTTCACCAGagtggctcaggctggtctccagtg TACGTGGAAGACAACCTGGGGGTGATGTCAGTGGGCTTCCTGCTCAGCAGTCCTGATGATGCTGTTATCTGGAGGGGACCCAAGAAAAACG GCATGATCAAGCAGTTCCTCCGAGATGTGGACTGGGGAGAGGTCGACTACCTCATTGTGGACACCCCACCTGGGACGTCGGATGAACACCTCTCGGTCGTCCGGTACCTGGCCACAGCACACATCGATGGAGCAGTGATCATCACCACTCCCCAG GAGGTGTCACTCCAGGATGTCCGGAAAGAAATCAACTTCTGCCGCAAGGTGAAGCTGCCCATCATCGGGGTGGTGGAGAACATGAGTGGCTTCATCTGTCCTAAGTGCAAG AAAGAATCTCAGATATTCCCTCCCACAACCGGGGGCGCGGAGCTCATGTGCCAGGACTTGGAGGTCCCTCTCCTCGGCAGAGTGCCCCTGGATCCGCTCATAG GAATCCAAGAGTTTTGTAATCTCCATCAGTCAAAAGAAGAGAACCTCATCAGTTCCTGA
- the NUBP1 gene encoding cytosolic Fe-S cluster assembly factor NUBP1 isoform 5 (isoform 5 is encoded by transcript variant 5): MEEVPHDCPGADSAQAGRGASCQGCPNQRLCASGAGATPDTAIEEIKEKMKTVKHKILVLSGKGGVGKSTFSAHLAHGLAEDENTQIALLDIDICGPSIPKIMGLEGEQVHQSGSGWSPVYVEDNLGVMSVGFLLSSPDDAVIWRGPKKNGMIKQFLRDVDWGEVDYLIVDTPPGTSDEHLSVVRYLATAHIDGAVIITTPQEVSLQDVRKEINFCRKVKLPIIGVVENMSGFICPKCKVRIVTKASLFSLTPQIPQPR, encoded by the exons ATGGAGGAGGTGCCTCACG ACTGTCCAGGGGCCGACAGCGCCCAGGCGGGCAGAGGGGCTTCATGTCAGGGATGCCCCAACCAGCGGCTGTGCGCTTCTGGAGCGGGGGCCACTCCGGACACGG CTATAGaggaaatcaaagagaaaatgaagactgTAAAACACAAAATCTTGGTATTGTCTGGGAAAGGCGGTGTTGGGAAAAGCACATTCAGCGCCCACCTTGCCCATGGCCTAGCAGAGGATGAAAACACACAG ATTGCTCTTCTAGACATCGATATATGTGGGCCATCGATTCCCAAGATAATGGGATTGGAAGGAGAGCAG GTTCACCAGagtggctcaggctggtctccagtg TACGTGGAAGACAACCTGGGGGTGATGTCAGTGGGCTTCCTGCTCAGCAGTCCTGATGATGCTGTTATCTGGAGGGGACCCAAGAAAAACG GCATGATCAAGCAGTTCCTCCGAGATGTGGACTGGGGAGAGGTCGACTACCTCATTGTGGACACCCCACCTGGGACGTCGGATGAACACCTCTCGGTCGTCCGGTACCTGGCCACAGCACACATCGATGGAGCAGTGATCATCACCACTCCCCAG GAGGTGTCACTCCAGGATGTCCGGAAAGAAATCAACTTCTGCCGCAAGGTGAAGCTGCCCATCATCGGGGTGGTGGAGAACATGAGTGGCTTCATCTGTCCTAAGTGCAAG gtaAGAATTGTGACAAAGGCCAGTCTTTTTTCATTGACGCCCCAGATTCCCCAGCCACGTTAG
- the NUBP1 gene encoding cytosolic Fe-S cluster assembly factor NUBP1 isoform 2 (isoform 2 is encoded by transcript variant 2), giving the protein MEEVPHDCPGADSAQAGRGASCQGCPNQRLCASGAGATPDTAIEEIKEKMKTVKHKILVLSGKGGVGKSTFSAHLAHGLAEDENTQIALLDIDICGPSIPKIMGLEGEQYVEDNLGVMSVGFLLSSPDDAVIWRGPKKNGMIKQFLRDVDWGEVDYLIVDTPPGTSDEHLSVVRYLATAHIDGAVIITTPQEVSLQDVRKEINFCRKVKLPIIGVVENMSGFICPKCKKESQIFPPTTGGAELMCQDLEVPLLGRVPLDPLIGKNCDKGQSFFIDAPDSPATLAYRSIIQRIQEFCNLHQSKEENLISS; this is encoded by the exons ATGGAGGAGGTGCCTCACG ACTGTCCAGGGGCCGACAGCGCCCAGGCGGGCAGAGGGGCTTCATGTCAGGGATGCCCCAACCAGCGGCTGTGCGCTTCTGGAGCGGGGGCCACTCCGGACACGG CTATAGaggaaatcaaagagaaaatgaagactgTAAAACACAAAATCTTGGTATTGTCTGGGAAAGGCGGTGTTGGGAAAAGCACATTCAGCGCCCACCTTGCCCATGGCCTAGCAGAGGATGAAAACACACAG ATTGCTCTTCTAGACATCGATATATGTGGGCCATCGATTCCCAAGATAATGGGATTGGAAGGAGAGCAG TACGTGGAAGACAACCTGGGGGTGATGTCAGTGGGCTTCCTGCTCAGCAGTCCTGATGATGCTGTTATCTGGAGGGGACCCAAGAAAAACG GCATGATCAAGCAGTTCCTCCGAGATGTGGACTGGGGAGAGGTCGACTACCTCATTGTGGACACCCCACCTGGGACGTCGGATGAACACCTCTCGGTCGTCCGGTACCTGGCCACAGCACACATCGATGGAGCAGTGATCATCACCACTCCCCAG GAGGTGTCACTCCAGGATGTCCGGAAAGAAATCAACTTCTGCCGCAAGGTGAAGCTGCCCATCATCGGGGTGGTGGAGAACATGAGTGGCTTCATCTGTCCTAAGTGCAAG AAAGAATCTCAGATATTCCCTCCCACAACCGGGGGCGCGGAGCTCATGTGCCAGGACTTGGAGGTCCCTCTCCTCGGCAGAGTGCCCCTGGATCCGCTCATAG gtaAGAATTGTGACAAAGGCCAGTCTTTTTTCATTGACGCCCCAGATTCCCCAGCCACGTTAGCCTACAGAAGTATAATTCAGA GAATCCAAGAGTTTTGTAATCTCCATCAGTCAAAAGAAGAGAACCTCATCAGTTCCTGA
- the NUBP1 gene encoding cytosolic Fe-S cluster assembly factor NUBP1 isoform X1, translating to MEEVPHDCPGADSAQAGRGASCQGCPNQRLCASGAGATPDTAIEEIKEKMKTVKHKILVLSGKGGVGKSTFSAHLAHGLAEDENTQIALLDIDICGPSIPKIMGLEGEQYVEDNLGVMSVGFLLSSPDDAVIWRGPKKNGMIKQFLRDVDWGEVDYLIVDTPPGTSDEHLSVVRYLATAHIDGAVIITTPQEVSLQDVRKEINFCRKVKLPIIGVVENMSGFICPKCKKESQIFPPTTGGAELMCQDLEVPLLGRVPLDPLIGIQEFCNLHQSKEENLISS from the exons ATGGAGGAGGTGCCTCACG ACTGTCCAGGGGCCGACAGCGCCCAGGCGGGCAGAGGGGCTTCATGTCAGGGATGCCCCAACCAGCGGCTGTGCGCTTCTGGAGCGGGGGCCACTCCGGACACGG CTATAGaggaaatcaaagagaaaatgaagactgTAAAACACAAAATCTTGGTATTGTCTGGGAAAGGCGGTGTTGGGAAAAGCACATTCAGCGCCCACCTTGCCCATGGCCTAGCAGAGGATGAAAACACACAG ATTGCTCTTCTAGACATCGATATATGTGGGCCATCGATTCCCAAGATAATGGGATTGGAAGGAGAGCAG TACGTGGAAGACAACCTGGGGGTGATGTCAGTGGGCTTCCTGCTCAGCAGTCCTGATGATGCTGTTATCTGGAGGGGACCCAAGAAAAACG GCATGATCAAGCAGTTCCTCCGAGATGTGGACTGGGGAGAGGTCGACTACCTCATTGTGGACACCCCACCTGGGACGTCGGATGAACACCTCTCGGTCGTCCGGTACCTGGCCACAGCACACATCGATGGAGCAGTGATCATCACCACTCCCCAG GAGGTGTCACTCCAGGATGTCCGGAAAGAAATCAACTTCTGCCGCAAGGTGAAGCTGCCCATCATCGGGGTGGTGGAGAACATGAGTGGCTTCATCTGTCCTAAGTGCAAG AAAGAATCTCAGATATTCCCTCCCACAACCGGGGGCGCGGAGCTCATGTGCCAGGACTTGGAGGTCCCTCTCCTCGGCAGAGTGCCCCTGGATCCGCTCATAG GAATCCAAGAGTTTTGTAATCTCCATCAGTCAAAAGAAGAGAACCTCATCAGTTCCTGA
- the NUBP1 gene encoding cytosolic Fe-S cluster assembly factor NUBP1 isoform 1 (isoform 1 is encoded by transcript variant 1): MEEVPHDCPGADSAQAGRGASCQGCPNQRLCASGAGATPDTAIEEIKEKMKTVKHKILVLSGKGGVGKSTFSAHLAHGLAEDENTQIALLDIDICGPSIPKIMGLEGEQVHQSGSGWSPVYVEDNLGVMSVGFLLSSPDDAVIWRGPKKNGMIKQFLRDVDWGEVDYLIVDTPPGTSDEHLSVVRYLATAHIDGAVIITTPQEVSLQDVRKEINFCRKVKLPIIGVVENMSGFICPKCKKESQIFPPTTGGAELMCQDLEVPLLGRVPLDPLIGKNCDKGQSFFIDAPDSPATLAYRSIIQRIQEFCNLHQSKEENLISS; encoded by the exons ATGGAGGAGGTGCCTCACG ACTGTCCAGGGGCCGACAGCGCCCAGGCGGGCAGAGGGGCTTCATGTCAGGGATGCCCCAACCAGCGGCTGTGCGCTTCTGGAGCGGGGGCCACTCCGGACACGG CTATAGaggaaatcaaagagaaaatgaagactgTAAAACACAAAATCTTGGTATTGTCTGGGAAAGGCGGTGTTGGGAAAAGCACATTCAGCGCCCACCTTGCCCATGGCCTAGCAGAGGATGAAAACACACAG ATTGCTCTTCTAGACATCGATATATGTGGGCCATCGATTCCCAAGATAATGGGATTGGAAGGAGAGCAG GTTCACCAGagtggctcaggctggtctccagtg TACGTGGAAGACAACCTGGGGGTGATGTCAGTGGGCTTCCTGCTCAGCAGTCCTGATGATGCTGTTATCTGGAGGGGACCCAAGAAAAACG GCATGATCAAGCAGTTCCTCCGAGATGTGGACTGGGGAGAGGTCGACTACCTCATTGTGGACACCCCACCTGGGACGTCGGATGAACACCTCTCGGTCGTCCGGTACCTGGCCACAGCACACATCGATGGAGCAGTGATCATCACCACTCCCCAG GAGGTGTCACTCCAGGATGTCCGGAAAGAAATCAACTTCTGCCGCAAGGTGAAGCTGCCCATCATCGGGGTGGTGGAGAACATGAGTGGCTTCATCTGTCCTAAGTGCAAG AAAGAATCTCAGATATTCCCTCCCACAACCGGGGGCGCGGAGCTCATGTGCCAGGACTTGGAGGTCCCTCTCCTCGGCAGAGTGCCCCTGGATCCGCTCATAG gtaAGAATTGTGACAAAGGCCAGTCTTTTTTCATTGACGCCCCAGATTCCCCAGCCACGTTAGCCTACAGAAGTATAATTCAGA GAATCCAAGAGTTTTGTAATCTCCATCAGTCAAAAGAAGAGAACCTCATCAGTTCCTGA
- the NUBP1 gene encoding cytosolic Fe-S cluster assembly factor NUBP1 isoform 4 (isoform 4 is encoded by transcript variant 4) — MEEVPHDCPGADSAQAGRGASCQGCPNQRLCASGAGATPDTAIEEIKEKMKTVKHKILVLSGKGGVGKSTFSAHLAHGLAEDENTQIALLDIDICGPSIPKIMGLEGEQVHQSGSGWSPVYVEDNLGVMSVGFLLSSPDDAVIWRGPKKNGMIKQFLRDVDWGEVDYLIVDTPPGTSDEHLSVVRYLATAHIDGAVIITTPQEVSLQDVRKEINFCRKVKLPIIGVVENMSGFICPKCKKESQIFPPTTGGAELMCQDLEVPLLGRVPLDPLIGIQEFCNLHQSKEENLISS; from the exons ATGGAGGAGGTGCCTCACG ACTGTCCAGGGGCCGACAGCGCCCAGGCGGGCAGAGGGGCTTCATGTCAGGGATGCCCCAACCAGCGGCTGTGCGCTTCTGGAGCGGGGGCCACTCCGGACACGG CTATAGaggaaatcaaagagaaaatgaagactgTAAAACACAAAATCTTGGTATTGTCTGGGAAAGGCGGTGTTGGGAAAAGCACATTCAGCGCCCACCTTGCCCATGGCCTAGCAGAGGATGAAAACACACAG ATTGCTCTTCTAGACATCGATATATGTGGGCCATCGATTCCCAAGATAATGGGATTGGAAGGAGAGCAG GTTCACCAGagtggctcaggctggtctccagtg TACGTGGAAGACAACCTGGGGGTGATGTCAGTGGGCTTCCTGCTCAGCAGTCCTGATGATGCTGTTATCTGGAGGGGACCCAAGAAAAACG GCATGATCAAGCAGTTCCTCCGAGATGTGGACTGGGGAGAGGTCGACTACCTCATTGTGGACACCCCACCTGGGACGTCGGATGAACACCTCTCGGTCGTCCGGTACCTGGCCACAGCACACATCGATGGAGCAGTGATCATCACCACTCCCCAG GAGGTGTCACTCCAGGATGTCCGGAAAGAAATCAACTTCTGCCGCAAGGTGAAGCTGCCCATCATCGGGGTGGTGGAGAACATGAGTGGCTTCATCTGTCCTAAGTGCAAG AAAGAATCTCAGATATTCCCTCCCACAACCGGGGGCGCGGAGCTCATGTGCCAGGACTTGGAGGTCCCTCTCCTCGGCAGAGTGCCCCTGGATCCGCTCATAG GAATCCAAGAGTTTTGTAATCTCCATCAGTCAAAAGAAGAGAACCTCATCAGTTCCTGA
- the NUBP1 gene encoding cytosolic Fe-S cluster assembly factor NUBP1 isoform 6 (isoform 6 is encoded by transcript variant 6), which yields MKTVKHKILVLSGKGGVGKSTFSAHLAHGLAEDENTQIALLDIDICGPSIPKIMGLEGEQVHQSGSGWSPVYVEDNLGVMSVGFLLSSPDDAVIWRGPKKNGMIKQFLRDVDWGEVDYLIVDTPPGTSDEHLSVVRYLATAHIDGAVIITTPQEVSLQDVRKEINFCRKVKLPIIGVVENMSGFICPKCKKESQIFPPTTGGAELMCQDLEVPLLGRVPLDPLIGGIVTKASLFSLTPQIPQPR from the exons atgaagactgTAAAACACAAAATCTTGGTATTGTCTGGGAAAGGCGGTGTTGGGAAAAGCACATTCAGCGCCCACCTTGCCCATGGCCTAGCAGAGGATGAAAACACACAG ATTGCTCTTCTAGACATCGATATATGTGGGCCATCGATTCCCAAGATAATGGGATTGGAAGGAGAGCAG GTTCACCAGagtggctcaggctggtctccagtg TACGTGGAAGACAACCTGGGGGTGATGTCAGTGGGCTTCCTGCTCAGCAGTCCTGATGATGCTGTTATCTGGAGGGGACCCAAGAAAAACG GCATGATCAAGCAGTTCCTCCGAGATGTGGACTGGGGAGAGGTCGACTACCTCATTGTGGACACCCCACCTGGGACGTCGGATGAACACCTCTCGGTCGTCCGGTACCTGGCCACAGCACACATCGATGGAGCAGTGATCATCACCACTCCCCAG GAGGTGTCACTCCAGGATGTCCGGAAAGAAATCAACTTCTGCCGCAAGGTGAAGCTGCCCATCATCGGGGTGGTGGAGAACATGAGTGGCTTCATCTGTCCTAAGTGCAAG AAAGAATCTCAGATATTCCCTCCCACAACCGGGGGCGCGGAGCTCATGTGCCAGGACTTGGAGGTCCCTCTCCTCGGCAGAGTGCCCCTGGATCCGCTCATAGGTGG AATTGTGACAAAGGCCAGTCTTTTTTCATTGACGCCCCAGATTCCCCAGCCACGTTAG
- the TVP23A gene encoding Golgi apparatus membrane protein TVP23 homolog A isoform 2 (isoform 2 is encoded by transcript variant 2) — protein MVLLLLSLDFWSVKNVTGRLLVGLRWWNQIDEDGKSHWIFEARKVSPNSIAATEAEARIFWLGLIICPMIWIVFFFSTLFSLKLKWLALVVAGISLQAANLYGYILCKMGGNSDIGKVTASFLSQTVFQTACPGDFQKPGLEGLEIHQH, from the exons ATGGTGCTGCTCCTCCTGTCCCTGGACTTCTGGTCTGTGAAG AATGTAACCGGAAGACTCCTGGTGGGCCTTCGATGGTGGAACCAGATAGATGAAGATGGGAAGAGCCACTGGATCTTTGAAGCCAGGAAG GTCTCTCCGAATAGCATTGCTGCCACAGAAGCTGAAGCACGAATCTTCTGGCTGGGCCTCATAATCTGCCCCATGATAtggattgtgtttttttttagcaCCTTATTTTCCTTGAAGCTAAAGTGGCTG GCTCTGGTGGTTGCTGGGATCTCTCTCCAAGCTGCAAACCTGTATGGCTACATCCTTTGTAAGATGGGAGGCAACAGTGACATTGGCAAGGTCACAGCCAGTTTCCTGTCCCAGACAGTGTTCCAGACG GCCTGCCCAGGTGACTTTCAGAAGCCTGGCCTCGAGGGGCTGGAGATTCACCAGCATTAG